The proteins below come from a single Portunus trituberculatus isolate SZX2019 chromosome 34, ASM1759143v1, whole genome shotgun sequence genomic window:
- the LOC123512826 gene encoding putative nuclease HARBI1, which yields MAAPQQQSSQLRNLFRRRNFLQELSDAELIKRYRLDRDGILFVTNLVRDVLSSNTRRRNPLTPKMKVILTLRYLVTSRIQMYSRDDLGPSQSAISRAITQTLDALADVNILKQFICLPITPDTTVAMKADFINIADFPEVIGVIDGTHVRLMVPREEEGIYVNSRGYHSINVQMVFDANCRTMDILAKWLGSVSKAQILSRSGVTALFERGHVPPNSYLLGDSGYPSKPWLLTPYQQPLPGPQTRYNKPDQSPGCHPASY from the coding sequence ATGGCTGCACCACAACAACAGTCTTCCCAGCTGAGGAATCTTTTCCGAAGAAGGAACTTTCTACAAGAGCTCAGTGACGCTGAGCTGATCAAGAGGTACCGTCTGGACAGAGATGGTATTTTGTTTGTTACCAATCTTGTGAGGGATGTCCTATCAAGTAACACCAGGAGAAGAAACCCACTCACTCCCAAGATGAAGGTTATTTTAACCCTTAGATATCTAGTCACTAGTAGAATACAAATGTACAGCAGAGATGACCTTGGTCCTTCACAATCTGCCATCAGCAGAGCCATCACCCAGACCCTTGATGCCCTTGCAGACGTGAATATTTTGAAACAGTTTATCTGTTTGCCCATCACCCCAGACACTACTGTGGCAATGAAGGCAGACTTCATCAACATCGCGGATTTTCCTGAGGTTATTGGGGTTATTGATGGGACACACGTGAGGCTCATGGtaccaagggaggaggaggggatttATGTGAACAGCAGGGGATACCACAGTATTAATGTACAAATGGTATTTGATGCCAACTGTAGGACAATGGATATCCTTGCTAAATGGCTAGGGTCAGTGAGTAAAGCTCAGATTTTGAGTCGTAGTGGTGTTACAGCTTTGTTTGAGCGGGGACATGTGCCACCAAACAGTTACTTGCTGGGAGACAGTGGCTATCCCAGCAAGCCATGGCTCCTGACACCATACCAACAACCTCTACCTGGACCTCAAACAAGATATAATAA